In Anopheles gambiae chromosome 2, idAnoGambNW_F1_1, whole genome shotgun sequence, a single window of DNA contains:
- the LOC1278447 gene encoding cyclin-dependent kinase 12 isoform X4, with amino-acid sequence MEREREHGNSGGGSGATERRKHSKKRSKKSSKKSKRKRHATTSDVDDLSSGSFGDESKRYSRTHKEAYDDSSGGMEGDLAERTALSGSKSGVEYSDVSSDDFSAPEAGEIETDATDTAEGGGAVAGNGGDAFISGNETDEMGRTKKSSSKSRHGHRHHRRRKSVTDAHSKTRSHRSSSKRWSRTPQAHAAETAVRSGTPSFPETGETNRTGTALESKGAVAASSISSSSSRSKRINSVSSDTSSMKYRRQKRRSKQTNDEDEAQSTLVDEHDVLAKNKDDEQGAEVRRTEVPDGNGGSETEELDDDNEEDEEEEEDDLNNDNEGQPVSSRKRIKKSRKDKKHKRNKKLKKRKKKYRTKSISSIETISESEGSLLESMTPPLKQSPGYRAGSGEGSKSYTPVHNDTSLTPVSPGTPPLLEHHSTRHSLNSPYDSRAIVTRSRSPIERDCDHDRERERERDPRDRDRSANAGGSTTGRKLYITSSPHTPPVAMHKKTSSSYHDRTLPQNHGSPIDLDSPPPVLRHRGSSSHRANSRRRSQSNDRRYSSRRTPSPNERHKPHTPPPTKRRRDRSPPEKDYYRKTDSRSYSKRERDWDDRRGSEASKRYGRTPSPNSNRRSRRSPSLTITSRSRSSRRGGYYSPSPERSAGGSSSYVSSRSRHRSRSPRRSPLTSSTSKRYSSSRSRSPQMPSAKKMDLQKKITDTSFFAELIKDKHKRNKTLQEILENKKKNDASGVGATSADSSTATQDSENRQKGDLVGDNSNGTSLHSASSLDASSANGVREKAQDSMANVTDIPMPESTERASHSDQTDGNCCDINANSNSNGSNSNMVPDSRIPVITNNAVHHHQCPATFSGTGMSNLTTVETNAEPVAAAAHTSEISSTNTNSGIASSKPKSLTNLPMPPGVNVAELEADLAQTPSPARPISPVAAVSAMKVMPIPTLTTTGAVPLPVANSSTSASKQRSDGYKPNASNVSTLAAVPTTVAGAHATTSTAVPGSGIKKGLLNLPMPPMVPGSEDLSGEEDIGSPLLPSNRDTIQNLTPSGQTGVANNNNNNTSLNNRYKGVGTATSSVASSAQQSTGGAGKAPVARPRILNRRHSRNMTAPMSASGGKDWGERCVEVFDMLEQIGEGTYGQVYKAKDQQTNELVALKKVRLEHEKEGFPITAVREIKILRQLNHQNIVNLREIVTDKQDALEFRKDKGSFYLVFEYMDHDLMGLLESGMVDFNEQNNASIMRQLLDGLNYCHKKNFLHRDIKCSNILMNNRGEVKLADFGLARLYNADNRERPYTNKVITLWYRPPELLLGEERYGPAIDVWSCGCILGELFLKKPLFQANQEPAQLEMISRLCGTPTPAVWPNVIKLPLFHTLKSKKQYRRKLREDFVFMPMPSLDLLDSMLVLDPDRRITAEDALKSNWLKNVIPEQLPPPQLPTWQDCHELWSKKRRRQLREQQESSLNLPPGKPTGSTIKLDGITLPGGAGAPAGINMM; translated from the exons ATGGAACGTGAACGAGAGCACGGCAATAGTGGTGGAGGCAGCGGGGCCACCGAGCGCAGGAAACACTCCAAGAAACGATCCAAGAAGAGTAGCAAGAAATCTAAAAGGAAAAGACACGCTACCACGTCGGACGTGGACGATTTGTCTTCCggttcgttcggcgatgaatcgaaacgctactccCGAACACACAAGGAAGCGTACGACGATAGCAGTGGAGGGATGGAGGGGGATCTTGCCGAGCGAACCGCACTATCCGGCTCAAAATCCGGCGTAGAGTATTCGGACGTCAGTTCGGACGATTTTTCTGCCCCCGAGGCTGGCGAGATCGAAACAGACGCCACGGATACGGCCGAAGGCGGAGGTGCGGTAGCGGGCAACGGGGGTGATGCATTCATCAGTGGCAATGAAACGGACGAGATGGGCCGGACGAAGAAAAGCAGCAGTAAGTCCCGGCATGGCCATCGACATCACCGTCGGCGAAAGTCCGTCACCGACGCACACAGCAAAACCCGTTCTCACCGTTCAAGCTCCAAGCGCTGGAGTCGAACGCCACAGGCGCATGCGGCCGAAACGGCCGTACGTAGCGGCACGCCTTCTTTCCCCGAAACTGGGGAAACGAATCGCACGGGGACTGCGCTGGAAAGCAAGGGTGCCGTTGCGGCATCTTCCATCAGCAGTTCATCCAGTCGTTCGAAAAGGATTAACTCGGTGTCCTCCGATACTTCGTCGATGAAGTATCGCAGGCAGAAACGGCGATCCAAGCAGACCAATGATGAGGACGAAGCTCAGAGCACGTTAGTAGATGAGCACGATGTGCTAGCTAAAAATAAAGACGACGAGCAAGGCGCCGAGGTCAGAAGAACGGAGGTGCCAGATGGAAATGGAGGCAGTGAAACGGAAGAGTTGGACGATGATAATGAAgaagacgaggaggaggaggaggacgatttGAACAATGACAATGAAGGGCAGCCGGTGTCCAGCAGGAAGCGCATCAAGAAAAGCAGAAAAGATAAGAAGCataagcgaaacaaaaaactaaaaaagcgCAAGAAAAAATATCGCACCAAGTCAATATCGAGCATTGAGACGATCTCGGAGAGTGAAGGTTCCCTGCTGGAGTCAATGACGCCGCCATTAAAACAATCTCCAGGATATAGAGCTGGTAGTGGTGAAGGTAGTAAATCTTACACTCCTGTTCACAACGACACCAGCCTTACGCCCGTGTCACCAG GAACTCCACCACTGCTGGAACATCATTCTACGAGGCATTCGTTAAACAGTCCTTACGATAGCCGTGCGATCGTTACGCGAAGCCGTAGTCCAATTGAGCGTGATTGTGACCACGATCGCGAACGGGAACGGGAACGTGATCCACGGGATCGAGACCGTTCAGCAAATGCTGGCGGAAGCACCACTGGCCGCAAACTGTATATTACTTCTTCACCTCACACACCGCCTGTCGCCATGCATAAAAAGACTTCGTCATCTTACCATGATCGTACGCTGCCACAGAACCACGGCAGCCCCATTGATCTTGATAGCCCGCCGCCTGTGTTGCGCCACAGAGGAAGCAGCAGCCATCGAGCAAATAGTCGGCGTCGCAGTCAATCAAACGATCGGAGGTACAGCTCCAGGCGAACGCCTTCTCCAA ACGAACGtcacaaaccacacactcCACCACCCACGAAACGTCGGCGAGACAGATCTCCGCCCGAGAAGGACTATTATCGGAAAACGGATAGCCGGAGTTACAGTaaacgagagagagactgGGATGATCGTCGCGGCAGTGAAGCTAGCAAGCGTTATGGAAG AACTCCAAGTCCCAATAGTAATCGCCGTTCTCGACGGTCACCTTCGCTTACCATAACGAGCAGGTCTAGATCATCGCGCAGGGGAGGATACTATAGCCCATCGCCGGAACGGAGCGCCGGAGGCAGTAGCAGTTATGTTTCATCGCGTTCGAGGCATCGTTCGCGTAGTCCCCGAAGATCGCCACTAACGTCGTCCACCAGCAAGCGCTACTCTAGCAGCAGATCTCGCTCACCGCAGATGCCTTCAGCTAAAAAAATGGACCTGCAGAAGAAAATCACGGATACCAGCTTTTTTGCAGAACTTATCAAAGACAAGCATAAGCGTAACAAAACGCTGCAAgaaattttggaaaacaaaaagaaaaacgatgcTTCTGGGGTCGGGGCAACGAGTGCCGATAGCAGTACCGCAACGCAGGACAGCGAGAACCGTCAAAAGGGTGATCTTGTTGGGGATAATAGCAATGGCACATCATTACACTCTGCCTCTTCACTAGACGCTTCTAGTGCCAATGGCGTTAGAGAAAAGGCGCAAGATTCCATGGCAAATGTAACGGATATTCCAATGCCCGAATCGACAGAGCGTGCATCCCACAGCGATCAAACGGATGGAAACTGTTGTGACATTAACGCTAACAGCAATAGCAATGGCAGCAACAGTAACATGGTTCCAGACTCACGAATTCCTGTGATAACGAACAATGCagtgcatcatcatcaatgcCCTGCAACATTCTCTGGCACTGGCATGAGCAATTTGACAACGGTGGAAACCAATGCTGAACcagtagctgcagctgcgcaTACGTCGGAAATAAGTAGTACTAACACAAATAGTGGCATTGCATCATCGAAGCCAAAAAGTCTTACCAATCTGCCAATGCCGCCAGGGGTGAATGTCGCCGAGCTGGAAGCAGATCTGGCACAAACACCTAGCCCGGCCAGACCAATCAGCCCCGTTGCTGCGGTGAGTGCTATGAAAGTAATGCCCATTCCTACACTAACGACCACCGGTGCCGTTCCGCTACCAGTTGCTAACAGCTCGACGAGCGCAAGCAAGCAGCGATCTGACGGTTATAAACCAAACGCATCGAATGTCTCTACCTTGGCAGCAGTTCCTACGACCGTTGCCGGTGCCCACGCTACTACTTCCACTGCTGTGCCGGGGAGTGGTATTAAGAAAGGTCTGCTAAACCTACCAATGCCTCCAATGGTGCCGGGATCGGAGGATTTAAGTGGCGAGGAAGACATCGGGTCGCCCCTATTGCCTAGCAATCGTGACACAATTCAAAACCTTACCCCGTCAGGTCAGACTGGTGTcgcaaacaataacaacaataatactAGCCTGAACAATCGGTACAAGGGAGTGGGTACCGCTACCAGCTCGGTTGCGTCCTCTGCCCAGCAATCTACGGGAGGAGCCGGAAAAGCACCTGTAGCAAGACCAAGAATTTTAAACAGGCGCCATTCCCGCAACATGACTGCGCCTATGTCCGCCTCGGGCGGAAAGGACTGGGGCGAGCGTTGTGTGGAAGTGTTCGATATGCTTGAACAAATTGGCGAAGGAACGTACGGTCAG GTTTACAAGGCGAAGGACCAACAGACGAACGAACTGGTTGCACTGAAGAAAGTGCGTCTGGAACATGAGAAGGAAGGCTTCCCGATTACGGCAGTGCGTGAAATCAAGATACTTCGCCAACTGAATCACCAAAACATCGTGAACTTGCGAGAGATTGTCACCGACAAACAGGACGCGTTGGAGTTCCGAAAGGATAAGGGATCGTTCTATCTGGTGTTTGAATACATGGATCACGATCTGATGGGGTTGCTGGAGTCTGGCATGGTGGATTTCAACGAACAGAACAACGCAAGCATAATGCGCCAGTTGTTGGATGGTTTAAACTACTGCCataagaaaaatttcctccACCGCGACATCAAATGCTCCAACATTCTTATGAACAACAG GGGTGAAGTAAAACTTGCCGACTTTGGGCTTGCCCGATTGTACAACGCAGACAATCGGGAGCGTCCTTACACGAACAAAGTAATTACGTTGTGGTACCGCCCACCGGAGCTGTTGCTGGGTGAAGAGCGCTACGGACCAGCGATTGATGTGTGGAGCTGTGGTTGCATTCTTGGAGAGCTTTTCCTCAAGAAGCCCCTGTTTCAGGCAAACCAAGAACCTGCCCAGCTAGAAATGATATCTCGATTGTGCGGGACTCCCACGCCCGCAGTGTGGCCGAACGTCATCAAGCTACCGCTGTTCCATACGCTCAAATCAAAGAAACAGTACCGCCGCAAACTACGAGAAGACTTCGTCTTCATGCCTATGCCATCGCTCGATCTGCTCGACAGCATGCTGGTGTTGGATCCAGATCGGCGCATTACCGCCGAAGATGCGCTCAAATCGAACTGGCTTAAAAACGTTATACCTGAGCA ATTACCTCCCCCGCAGTTGCCAACGTGGCAAGATTGTCATGAACTTTGGAGCAAAAAACGGCGTCGACAGCTTCGCGAGCAACAGGAATCGTCACTCAATCTTCCGCCAGGCAAACCCACGGGTAGCACAATCAAACTGGACGGTATAACGTTACCCGGTGGTGCCGGAGCACCCGCTGGTATCAACATGATGTAA
- the LOC1278447 gene encoding cyclin-dependent kinase 12 isoform X3, which yields MEREREHGNSGGGSGATERRKHSKKRSKKSSKKSKRKRHATTSDVDDLSSGSFGDESKRYSRTHKEAYDDSSGGMEGDLAERTALSGSKSGVEYSDVSSDDFSAPEAGEIETDATDTAEGGGAVAGNGGDAFISGNETDEMGRTKKSSSKSRHGHRHHRRRKSVTDAHSKTRSHRSSSKRWSRTPQAHAAETAVRSGTPSFPETGETNRTGTALESKGAVAASSISSSSSRSKRINSVSSDTSSMKYRRQKRRSKQTNDEDEAQSTLVDEHDVLAKNKDDEQGAEVRRTEVPDGNGGSETEELDDDNEEDEEEEEDDLNNDNEGQPVSSRKRIKKSRKDKKHKRNKKLKKRKKKYRTKSISSIETISESEGSLLESMTPPLKQSPGYRAGSGEGSKSYTPVHNDTSLTPVSPGTPPLLEHHSTRHSLNSPYDSRAIVTRSRSPIERDCDHDRERERERDPRDRDRSANAGGSTTGRKLYITSSPHTPPVAMHKKTSSSYHDRTLPQNHGSPIDLDSPPPVLRHRGSSSHRANSRRRSQSNDRRYSSRRTPSPNERHKPHTPPPTKRRRDRSPPEKDYYRKTDSRSYSKRERDWDDRRGSEASKRYGSRTPSPNSNRRSRRSPSLTITSRSRSSRRGGYYSPSPERSAGGSSSYVSSRSRHRSRSPRRSPLTSSTSKRYSSSRSRSPQMPSAKKMDLQKKITDTSFFAELIKDKHKRNKTLQEILENKKKNDASGVGATSADSSTATQDSENRQKGDLVGDNSNGTSLHSASSLDASSANGVREKAQDSMANVTDIPMPESTERASHSDQTDGNCCDINANSNSNGSNSNMVPDSRIPVITNNAVHHHQCPATFSGTGMSNLTTVETNAEPVAAAAHTSEISSTNTNSGIASSKPKSLTNLPMPPGVNVAELEADLAQTPSPARPISPVAAVSAMKVMPIPTLTTTGAVPLPVANSSTSASKQRSDGYKPNASNVSTLAAVPTTVAGAHATTSTAVPGSGIKKGLLNLPMPPMVPGSEDLSGEEDIGSPLLPSNRDTIQNLTPSGQTGVANNNNNNTSLNNRYKGVGTATSSVASSAQQSTGGAGKAPVARPRILNRRHSRNMTAPMSASGGKDWGERCVEVFDMLEQIGEGTYGQVYKAKDQQTNELVALKKVRLEHEKEGFPITAVREIKILRQLNHQNIVNLREIVTDKQDALEFRKDKGSFYLVFEYMDHDLMGLLESGMVDFNEQNNASIMRQLLDGLNYCHKKNFLHRDIKCSNILMNNRGEVKLADFGLARLYNADNRERPYTNKVITLWYRPPELLLGEERYGPAIDVWSCGCILGELFLKKPLFQANQEPAQLEMISRLCGTPTPAVWPNVIKLPLFHTLKSKKQYRRKLREDFVFMPMPSLDLLDSMLVLDPDRRITAEDALKSNWLKNVIPEQLPPPQLPTWQDCHELWSKKRRRQLREQQESSLNLPPGKPTGSTIKLDGITLPGGAGAPAGINMM from the exons ATGGAACGTGAACGAGAGCACGGCAATAGTGGTGGAGGCAGCGGGGCCACCGAGCGCAGGAAACACTCCAAGAAACGATCCAAGAAGAGTAGCAAGAAATCTAAAAGGAAAAGACACGCTACCACGTCGGACGTGGACGATTTGTCTTCCggttcgttcggcgatgaatcgaaacgctactccCGAACACACAAGGAAGCGTACGACGATAGCAGTGGAGGGATGGAGGGGGATCTTGCCGAGCGAACCGCACTATCCGGCTCAAAATCCGGCGTAGAGTATTCGGACGTCAGTTCGGACGATTTTTCTGCCCCCGAGGCTGGCGAGATCGAAACAGACGCCACGGATACGGCCGAAGGCGGAGGTGCGGTAGCGGGCAACGGGGGTGATGCATTCATCAGTGGCAATGAAACGGACGAGATGGGCCGGACGAAGAAAAGCAGCAGTAAGTCCCGGCATGGCCATCGACATCACCGTCGGCGAAAGTCCGTCACCGACGCACACAGCAAAACCCGTTCTCACCGTTCAAGCTCCAAGCGCTGGAGTCGAACGCCACAGGCGCATGCGGCCGAAACGGCCGTACGTAGCGGCACGCCTTCTTTCCCCGAAACTGGGGAAACGAATCGCACGGGGACTGCGCTGGAAAGCAAGGGTGCCGTTGCGGCATCTTCCATCAGCAGTTCATCCAGTCGTTCGAAAAGGATTAACTCGGTGTCCTCCGATACTTCGTCGATGAAGTATCGCAGGCAGAAACGGCGATCCAAGCAGACCAATGATGAGGACGAAGCTCAGAGCACGTTAGTAGATGAGCACGATGTGCTAGCTAAAAATAAAGACGACGAGCAAGGCGCCGAGGTCAGAAGAACGGAGGTGCCAGATGGAAATGGAGGCAGTGAAACGGAAGAGTTGGACGATGATAATGAAgaagacgaggaggaggaggaggacgatttGAACAATGACAATGAAGGGCAGCCGGTGTCCAGCAGGAAGCGCATCAAGAAAAGCAGAAAAGATAAGAAGCataagcgaaacaaaaaactaaaaaagcgCAAGAAAAAATATCGCACCAAGTCAATATCGAGCATTGAGACGATCTCGGAGAGTGAAGGTTCCCTGCTGGAGTCAATGACGCCGCCATTAAAACAATCTCCAGGATATAGAGCTGGTAGTGGTGAAGGTAGTAAATCTTACACTCCTGTTCACAACGACACCAGCCTTACGCCCGTGTCACCAG GAACTCCACCACTGCTGGAACATCATTCTACGAGGCATTCGTTAAACAGTCCTTACGATAGCCGTGCGATCGTTACGCGAAGCCGTAGTCCAATTGAGCGTGATTGTGACCACGATCGCGAACGGGAACGGGAACGTGATCCACGGGATCGAGACCGTTCAGCAAATGCTGGCGGAAGCACCACTGGCCGCAAACTGTATATTACTTCTTCACCTCACACACCGCCTGTCGCCATGCATAAAAAGACTTCGTCATCTTACCATGATCGTACGCTGCCACAGAACCACGGCAGCCCCATTGATCTTGATAGCCCGCCGCCTGTGTTGCGCCACAGAGGAAGCAGCAGCCATCGAGCAAATAGTCGGCGTCGCAGTCAATCAAACGATCGGAGGTACAGCTCCAGGCGAACGCCTTCTCCAA ACGAACGtcacaaaccacacactcCACCACCCACGAAACGTCGGCGAGACAGATCTCCGCCCGAGAAGGACTATTATCGGAAAACGGATAGCCGGAGTTACAGTaaacgagagagagactgGGATGATCGTCGCGGCAGTGAAGCTAGCAAGCGTTATGGAAG CAGAACTCCAAGTCCCAATAGTAATCGCCGTTCTCGACGGTCACCTTCGCTTACCATAACGAGCAGGTCTAGATCATCGCGCAGGGGAGGATACTATAGCCCATCGCCGGAACGGAGCGCCGGAGGCAGTAGCAGTTATGTTTCATCGCGTTCGAGGCATCGTTCGCGTAGTCCCCGAAGATCGCCACTAACGTCGTCCACCAGCAAGCGCTACTCTAGCAGCAGATCTCGCTCACCGCAGATGCCTTCAGCTAAAAAAATGGACCTGCAGAAGAAAATCACGGATACCAGCTTTTTTGCAGAACTTATCAAAGACAAGCATAAGCGTAACAAAACGCTGCAAgaaattttggaaaacaaaaagaaaaacgatgcTTCTGGGGTCGGGGCAACGAGTGCCGATAGCAGTACCGCAACGCAGGACAGCGAGAACCGTCAAAAGGGTGATCTTGTTGGGGATAATAGCAATGGCACATCATTACACTCTGCCTCTTCACTAGACGCTTCTAGTGCCAATGGCGTTAGAGAAAAGGCGCAAGATTCCATGGCAAATGTAACGGATATTCCAATGCCCGAATCGACAGAGCGTGCATCCCACAGCGATCAAACGGATGGAAACTGTTGTGACATTAACGCTAACAGCAATAGCAATGGCAGCAACAGTAACATGGTTCCAGACTCACGAATTCCTGTGATAACGAACAATGCagtgcatcatcatcaatgcCCTGCAACATTCTCTGGCACTGGCATGAGCAATTTGACAACGGTGGAAACCAATGCTGAACcagtagctgcagctgcgcaTACGTCGGAAATAAGTAGTACTAACACAAATAGTGGCATTGCATCATCGAAGCCAAAAAGTCTTACCAATCTGCCAATGCCGCCAGGGGTGAATGTCGCCGAGCTGGAAGCAGATCTGGCACAAACACCTAGCCCGGCCAGACCAATCAGCCCCGTTGCTGCGGTGAGTGCTATGAAAGTAATGCCCATTCCTACACTAACGACCACCGGTGCCGTTCCGCTACCAGTTGCTAACAGCTCGACGAGCGCAAGCAAGCAGCGATCTGACGGTTATAAACCAAACGCATCGAATGTCTCTACCTTGGCAGCAGTTCCTACGACCGTTGCCGGTGCCCACGCTACTACTTCCACTGCTGTGCCGGGGAGTGGTATTAAGAAAGGTCTGCTAAACCTACCAATGCCTCCAATGGTGCCGGGATCGGAGGATTTAAGTGGCGAGGAAGACATCGGGTCGCCCCTATTGCCTAGCAATCGTGACACAATTCAAAACCTTACCCCGTCAGGTCAGACTGGTGTcgcaaacaataacaacaataatactAGCCTGAACAATCGGTACAAGGGAGTGGGTACCGCTACCAGCTCGGTTGCGTCCTCTGCCCAGCAATCTACGGGAGGAGCCGGAAAAGCACCTGTAGCAAGACCAAGAATTTTAAACAGGCGCCATTCCCGCAACATGACTGCGCCTATGTCCGCCTCGGGCGGAAAGGACTGGGGCGAGCGTTGTGTGGAAGTGTTCGATATGCTTGAACAAATTGGCGAAGGAACGTACGGTCAG GTTTACAAGGCGAAGGACCAACAGACGAACGAACTGGTTGCACTGAAGAAAGTGCGTCTGGAACATGAGAAGGAAGGCTTCCCGATTACGGCAGTGCGTGAAATCAAGATACTTCGCCAACTGAATCACCAAAACATCGTGAACTTGCGAGAGATTGTCACCGACAAACAGGACGCGTTGGAGTTCCGAAAGGATAAGGGATCGTTCTATCTGGTGTTTGAATACATGGATCACGATCTGATGGGGTTGCTGGAGTCTGGCATGGTGGATTTCAACGAACAGAACAACGCAAGCATAATGCGCCAGTTGTTGGATGGTTTAAACTACTGCCataagaaaaatttcctccACCGCGACATCAAATGCTCCAACATTCTTATGAACAACAG GGGTGAAGTAAAACTTGCCGACTTTGGGCTTGCCCGATTGTACAACGCAGACAATCGGGAGCGTCCTTACACGAACAAAGTAATTACGTTGTGGTACCGCCCACCGGAGCTGTTGCTGGGTGAAGAGCGCTACGGACCAGCGATTGATGTGTGGAGCTGTGGTTGCATTCTTGGAGAGCTTTTCCTCAAGAAGCCCCTGTTTCAGGCAAACCAAGAACCTGCCCAGCTAGAAATGATATCTCGATTGTGCGGGACTCCCACGCCCGCAGTGTGGCCGAACGTCATCAAGCTACCGCTGTTCCATACGCTCAAATCAAAGAAACAGTACCGCCGCAAACTACGAGAAGACTTCGTCTTCATGCCTATGCCATCGCTCGATCTGCTCGACAGCATGCTGGTGTTGGATCCAGATCGGCGCATTACCGCCGAAGATGCGCTCAAATCGAACTGGCTTAAAAACGTTATACCTGAGCA ATTACCTCCCCCGCAGTTGCCAACGTGGCAAGATTGTCATGAACTTTGGAGCAAAAAACGGCGTCGACAGCTTCGCGAGCAACAGGAATCGTCACTCAATCTTCCGCCAGGCAAACCCACGGGTAGCACAATCAAACTGGACGGTATAACGTTACCCGGTGGTGCCGGAGCACCCGCTGGTATCAACATGATGTAA